GGATATGCCAGACTCAAAGACGGTAAAAAGGTaaagctttattttattttattttattgggtTGGGGGTGGATGGTGGAATTTTGATGAAACAAGTCTGActttttggggtgtttttctTTGGCAGTGGAAAACTAGGTGGATCGTTCTTCGTAAGCCATCGCCTGTAGCAGGTAAAAACTAAACATGTATTCTAAATCTTTTTAGGATCAAACTGCCGATTTTCTCATATTTCATTCTCGTAAAATGGCAAAATGTTTCCCCTTATTACTTTCTTCTCGTCaaatcactttttaaatttTACAATATGACAGCTTGAAAATGACAGTTATTCTCATAAAAATGCCATTCCTCAtaatttagcattttttttgtcgCAATGATACaacttgaggtttttttttacctttaaataTTCAAACATGCCAGGGTGGAGTGTTTGCATTGTAAGAATTTGTTGGATTACGTACGTCTAGGTTCCGCATTATGGGCAACTTTGttctcctgaaaaaaaaatgtcacttggCTCTGGTCGGCTCTTTCATGCCGGTTGTTATTGCAGCTGTCAACATGAGTTGTAAATTGACATTGATTGTGACTGCATGCTCCACATACTCACACGGACTCTTTTGACGCCTCCAGATTGCCTCGTGTTGTTCGTTTTTAAAGACAAGTCGGACAAAGTCGAAGGGAACAAGGAGCGGGCCGGAGTCATTCTTGAGGAGATCTGCGGCCTGGAAAGCGGACGGTGGTGCGAAGGCACGTCATTCACACTGGCCATTCTCTGTCTGACCCAGACGGTTCTGCTTGGGTTCGACAGCAAGGAGACTCTGCAGGCCTGGGAAGCCCGGTTGCGCTACAGCTTGGGAGAAGGTGAGAAGAGGCCGTGCGGTGTGGGACATCTTCAGATTGAGACCTTTCTAAGATCATGTTAAACAGTCCAAGAGGTCACTTGCTTATTGGTCATAGCATCAGCCATTTCTGGGTCAACTTTAGAAGTTGTCATGAATACATTTGCTGGTTTGTCACCCTGCTGACTCGTTCTGTATAAGGCTCATAAAATGACATGGACGTAATTTTGAATACTAGGTCCGATCTTAAGCATTTACAGGATCTTACTTGCTCGCCAGTCCCTAAGTTTGGACCTTTCGAGCTCAAGTTTAGCTGTTGACAAGAGCTCACCTGATAAGATGTAGAATCAAACCTTTCCGGATTGCAAGACGACAAGAATGAACCTGTTGAATCGTCGCAGGTTGTAACCATGGTAGAGCAAGTTTTAAGCATTAACGAGCCCACCTGGAAATTTGATACATTCCTTAATCAATTCAGGAGTCAACAATACAAAATGTGGTATGTACAGATTCTAAAGGCTCTGGTTGCTCTATGTGCTATATAGGAACACTATACTGTATGTTACGTAAGCGAGAAACTCAGAGGCGCCACTAATAGCAATGGCCGGCTCAGTTGGTGGCGGCGGTCCAGCTGAATGTTAAGGAGGGTACTAATGGTTACATTCGAGGACCTTTCAGTCTTTTGTGTGTGCACTTGACCGCTTAATCCCACCGAGAGGAGCATGTCGAAATGTCATCTGCCTGTCGGTGGGTGGATGTGCCAAGGCTTTTCTTTAAAAGGTTGACATTTCCTCATTTTCATGGTAACAACAATAAACGGACTAATGGAAAGGAAGGTTTATGCCATGCTGAAGTAATTGTGGggtcataaaaaaaatctctgcagACATGCCCAGATGTATCCTTGACATGTATTGCATAACCATATGAGTTCGAGATTTTATGACATTTTCCCACAATTGTCTGTTTTTGTCTGTTGGGCCCAGTTCACAGATTCAGCGTCGGAGTCTTGGCAGGAACAAAGTTAGAGAGCGGACCGGCAACCCTTCACTTGTGCAACAACTTGCTCGCTCTTGTCAGAGACTCATCCCCCGTCGTCCTAGGCCACTGGAACCTTCCGGACCTGCGTCGATATGGGCCCGTACCAAATGGATTTGTCTTTGAGGGAGGAACGCGATGTGGCTACTGTAAGTCTACCAAATATGGAGGTGCAGGAACTCCTTTGCGaaagttgtttttgttgctgtAGTTTAAGGATTGTGGAGAACATCTGCTGGCATACATGTTTTACAAGGAATGATTCagtcttgtaaaaaaaaaaacaacccccaCGGGCATGAGTCATTCATTGGCTCCGTTTTATTGTCTTAGCAATGTGCGTTTGTGGTGATAAGCAAAGGCACAATTGGATTAAGTCAACCATTCCGGCGTTATTATAATAAGTATTCTTAAAAACAATGACTACAAGATAATCACTTTCTTGAATTGAGTTGAGCATTCAATGATGGCAAGTGTCAGTTGTACAATTAATTAAGGGTCTTGTCCTGACGTGGTGGGTGGTCTCCAAAGCAGTGTTGACTCAAGGACCATTTATGGGTGACAGGTTTGTTGTCACAAGCAGGTCAGAGACACTCCAGAATGTTGCAGAAAACATTCCGAGAAAAACTTGAGACTGAAAATCCAATGAATTCCATATTTTTATAAATGGTCTGAAATGCTGTCAAAGTTCCTGTCATTGAACAGTTTTCCACTTGCACTCCACAGGGGCTGGTGTTTTCCTGCTCACGTCTTCCGAAAGCGAGCAGATCAGCTTCTTATTCGACTGCATCGTCCGAGGCGTCTCTCCTACGAGGGGACCTTTTGGCCTGCAGCCCATCCTGCCAGGTCAGTCAAGACGTTTGACTCAGCGCCAACAGATATTAGCCACATCCCACACGCTGGAGCTACAACTCAGTGTGCTCCCTTCCCCAAATGATTCCACAGTGGACAAAATTGATGCCACAAAATTACGACTGGCAACAGATTTTTCATAATTGGCTAATCTTCTGTGGCATTAAAAGTGGCTGCACAAAGCACCACCAGAAGTTGCTGCAGCTGTCTAAACCTCAAAGTTGGGTAACTTGTTACAGCAACAAATTCAGTTGGGAGTTGGCTGTTAACAGAACCTGCTAGTACTAAAGTGAACGCTCCAACGTCTAACAGATTCCGCTCAAGAAAGCTAGTCGACTTGCAACTCAAAAGTATCAACTGAAGCAAGACAATCTGACATTTTGAAGACACGAATCAGGATCATTTGCCTTTAAACAGACCCAAGGACGCTTATTCAAACTTTCAGTATACTGTAACGCCTTCTGGAAGAAGGAAGAAGAAACAATAGTTTGATTAGTAGTACGCTTAGGACCAAAGAGTAGGGACACTTCACCAAGCCTACAAAGAGTACAAGCTTGCTCCACAACAATGTGCAAGTTTAAAGTCTTCCAACTTGGTTTTGTTTTAACACCACATTTAACACCGCTCTCATTCTGTCCACTTTTAACACCTCTCCGATTTCCAACAGCCAATGTTCTTGCCGACATCACAGTAAATGTGTTCGAGTCACCTGCGGGGGCTTGTGGATATTCTTCATTTTTCCATATCTCTACGCTTAAGTGCAGCCTATTCCCGTCGGAGAATAAATAGAAGCGAGGGGTTCACACGAGCGGAGCAGACAAAGCCTCCTAATCACTTGAGGCATCCGTGTACCATCAGCCCAACAGCATTCTGCAATGTTGTTCATTGGTTGGTTCGCGTGAGCCCCCAAACcggaatgaaaacaaatatcgCCAGATCATTTCATTCATTAACATAGATTGATACATTTCCATTATGAGCCTTGTGTTTGTTACTTCGGTAGGGTCCTGGTTGGTCCTTGACTGTATTTTCAATGGTAACTTACCTTTTTGTGAGGATTAATGGTGGGGATTGACAAAAAAGCACTCTTGTGAGTAGTATGCATTTGAATGTGGTGCTAAAgtagaaaaaaatgaatttcaaTGACATGTTGCAGACTTAAAAGAATATAAAAGAGTCATTCACATGGTCGCGGAGTGGCgctaaaagcttacagcactatTAATAAACCATGTTGTGTTGCACAAACGCCCCGCGTGACCCTCTCCAAGGACATGCTACTTGCACATGTGGTCTCAAAGCCTTAAGCTTCAAAGGCTAGGAGTGTTTTTGTGCGAATTCAATTGACGTTGTGCATATTGATTACAGTGGCGCTTGTCAATCAgcagttcaaaaaaaaaaaaaaaagacatatttaAGCAGTCTCACAATTTTCATTCTCTTTAGCTCGGATTGGCTAATGGGAACATCTCAGACTACAATTGGTTTTGATATAAGCCACAGTGGACTAAGCGCAAGGGGATGATCCTGAGCATTCAGAAGAAGATAAAACTCCTTGCTTTGGAAAGACTGGATTTAAACGGTGGTTGTTTTGAAATCTTTCACTGTGGTAGAAAAGTAACACTAACTTTGTGCGAGAGGTCGAGAAGTTCTGAGCAGATGCAGCCAGGCTCAACTCAACACAGCTTGGGCTGTAGTACCGGTCCTCTCAAGAGGGTTTGGAGTCTCATGCTGTAGTTGCCTACGGCGAGCAGCTGTAGGCATAATTTTGAACAACAATCGAGCAGTGTTCTGTTAATGGACTAATGTGCTCATCACAGATTGTCCATAACAAATGGATAGCTGGGTGGGTAATTTATTTTCTTAGTTAGTTGCACGCTTGCATGTCATAAAATAGCATGAGTCCAATTGCTAACATCTGGTCGTCATTCTTTTTGACAGATCCAAACACCAGTCAGACCAACTCTGAGGAGAGGCTGAACCATGAGACACGGGAACTGGAGAAGCGATTGAGTATGCTTTCCAATCGGAACAGCACAGGTAAATACCGCTAATGACCATTCCTAGCAAGTTCCATTGTTTGCAGCACCCGCAGTGATTTTGCTGTGCAACAGTCCATCACAGTACAAATTAAACCCGTCTTTCGCTTCACTCACTTGTGATCTATCGTTGTTATTACGCGGCTTGCAACAGATGCTGCATTATGTATGAGCTGCTGATTAAAGACCCTTACACATGTCGTGTTTGCAGCGTCGTCCATGTATTGTGCATCCCCCGGAGGCGATGACCGCAGCATATCCGGTTCCTCGGACACCTCAGACACCAGCCAATCAGACTGCAGCGTTTCCAGCCGTTTGGCCATTTGGACCGAATCCGGCAGTAACCTCGCTGATAGCAATGTTGTTGGCAACAAAGTGGCGAGTGTGGAAAAGCAATTGGGCAACCAGGGCAGCGGCAACGCTTCTGGAATCAAAGACCCCAGGCAGCTACAGGAAATCGGTCGCCAGAGCTCCTTAGACAGCGGTATTGCCACTGGTAGTCATTCCTCTTACTCTGGAAGTTTCTCCTCATACACGGGAAGTCTGGACATTAGCGCTAGTGAGGACTTTGGCTCAGTTTTTTGTCTGCCTCCGCACTTGGCTCAAGACCTCAGCCCTTGTTCATGCCCCAATGTTTCAGAACACGAGTACAAAGTACCAACCTCACTCAGGTATCTGTATGACACTCCCAGGAGTCTGGCACAGGATTACTCCAGTTTATCTAAGGATTCTCCTGATCCTGTAACAGAGTCTTTAAAGGGGGGCTCTGAGGGTCACCTCAAAACAATGAGCTCACTGAGCAGGAAAACAAAGTGGGCACCCTCTAGTGACAGCACGGAGTCCAGCACAACCAAAACCATTGTGACCATCTGCTCAGTATGCGGTGGACTTCAGGTGAGgcagtcatctttttttttcctcatggaGTTTCTGTAGGCCATGCCATAGTTAGTGCAAGGACTTAATTTTTGGATACCACAGAAGGCGGAAATGCCGTCGTGGCTTGTTTTAAAGATTGACAACACTTCATCCACCAAGTGATTGTCGTGAATCCTAATGTTTCACATCATTTCACAGGGTACGTCCATCAACCCTGCGAGTGCTGCAGCAATACCTGCATTACCGGGTAGGTACAATCACCTGATAATCAGTGAACCCCCACTATTCGCTGGGGATAGGGATTCAAAAATCCACACGTAATTGTCGTCACTCCCCAAAGTTTTGTAGAGATGACGCAAGAGGATGGCAAAGAGCTGCTTATGTCTAAATGAaactcctcaactcacttccTTGACACCATAATGCAACCCAATGGAGCACAAAAACAGAAAATAGGTGAATTTGTGAAAACCCAACCACGAATATGCAGGGG
The sequence above is drawn from the Syngnathus scovelli strain Florida chromosome 1, RoL_Ssco_1.2, whole genome shotgun sequence genome and encodes:
- the LOC125992098 gene encoding protein Dok-7-like isoform X2, whose translation is MTDSVVVEGYARLKDGKKWKTRWIVLRKPSPVADCLVLFVFKDKSDKVEGNKERAGVILEEICGLESGRCKETLQAWEARLRYSLGEVHRFSVGVLAGTKLESGPATLHLCNNLLALVRDSSPVVLGHWNLPDLRRYGPVPNGFVFEGGTRCGYWAGVFLLTSSESEQISFLFDCIVRGVSPTRGPFGLQPILPDPNTSQTNSEERLNHETRELEKRLSMLSNRNSTASSMYCASPGGDDRSISGSSDTSDTSQSDCSVSSRLAIWTESGSNLADSNVVGNKVASVEKQLGNQGSGNASGIKDPRQLQEIGRQSSLDSGIATGSHSSYSGSFSSYTGSLDISASEDFGSVFCLPPHLAQDLSPCSCPNVSEHEYKVPTSLRYLYDTPRSLAQDYSSLSKDSPDPVTESLKGGSEGHLKTMSSLSRKTKWAPSSDSTESSTTKTIVTICSVCGGLQGTSINPASAAAIPALPVRRSDRTSEGSPLAKKGREKLASLLAEVLHHPRAPKKSNPNRGNLYLAMSPALHLNPPPLFGSQAPATDVIYENCSKCCGARFRPPLPGTPAEVHRRSRIFSVQTFLTGLHLKKSAEEKSSDTLQTDGPNDETNGQALPSEDKRPTDRGEKHRADPAYEIMESRGDKNSEAEEKSKNEQMVICSPQKLLQETEGTALAHPPETSFAERSRGDGVTYVNIPVSPTSKKQLNYMELDLQEPGTRGTVGPTPGQRKGSTKYAQIDITATETAHKVGTQHALGRQEGLHTLERRRKGTPH
- the LOC125992098 gene encoding protein Dok-7-like isoform X1, encoding MTDSVVVEGYARLKDGKKWKTRWIVLRKPSPVADCLVLFVFKDKSDKVEGNKERAGVILEEICGLESGRWCEGTSFTLAILCLTQTVLLGFDSKETLQAWEARLRYSLGEVHRFSVGVLAGTKLESGPATLHLCNNLLALVRDSSPVVLGHWNLPDLRRYGPVPNGFVFEGGTRCGYWAGVFLLTSSESEQISFLFDCIVRGVSPTRGPFGLQPILPDPNTSQTNSEERLNHETRELEKRLSMLSNRNSTASSMYCASPGGDDRSISGSSDTSDTSQSDCSVSSRLAIWTESGSNLADSNVVGNKVASVEKQLGNQGSGNASGIKDPRQLQEIGRQSSLDSGIATGSHSSYSGSFSSYTGSLDISASEDFGSVFCLPPHLAQDLSPCSCPNVSEHEYKVPTSLRYLYDTPRSLAQDYSSLSKDSPDPVTESLKGGSEGHLKTMSSLSRKTKWAPSSDSTESSTTKTIVTICSVCGGLQGTSINPASAAAIPALPVRRSDRTSEGSPLAKKGREKLASLLAEVLHHPRAPKKSNPNRGNLYLAMSPALHLNPPPLFGSQAPATDVIYENCSKCCGARFRPPLPGTPAEVHRRSRIFSVQTFLTGLHLKKSAEEKSSDTLQTDGPNDETNGQALPSEDKRPTDRGEKHRADPAYEIMESRGDKNSEAEEKSKNEQMVICSPQKLLQETEGTALAHPPETSFAERSRGDGVTYVNIPVSPTSKKQLNYMELDLQEPGTRGTVGPTPGQRKGSTKYAQIDITATETAHKVGTQHALGRQEGLHTLERRRKGTPH
- the LOC125992098 gene encoding protein Dok-7-like isoform X3, with translation MTDSVVVEGYARLKDGKKWKTRWIVLRKPSPVADCLVLFVFKDKSDKVEGNKERAGVILEEICGLESGRWCEGTSFTLAILCLTQTVLLGFDSKETLQAWEARLRYSLGEVHRFSVGVLAGTKLESGPATLHLCNNLLALVRDSSPVVLGHWNLPDLRRYGPVPNGFVFEGGTRCGYWAGVFLLTSSESEQISFLFDCIVRGVSPTRGPFGLQPILPDPNTSQTNSEERLNHETRELEKRLSMLSNRNSTASSMYCASPGGDDRSISGSSDTSDTSQSDCSVSSRLAIWTESGSNLADSNVVGNKVASVEKQLGNQGSGNASGIKDPRQLQEIGRQSSLDSGIATGSHSSYSGSFSSYTGSLDISASEDFGSVFCLPPHLAQDLSPCSCPNVSEHEYKVPTSLRYLYDTPRSLAQDYSSLSKDSPDPVTESLKGGSEGHLKTMSSLSRKTKWAPSSDSTESSTTKTIVTICSVCGGLQGTSINPASAAAIPALPDKRPTDRGEKHRADPAYEIMESRGDKNSEAEEKSKNEQMVICSPQKLLQETEGTALAHPPETSFAERSRGDGVTYVNIPVSPTSKKQLNYMELDLQEPGTRGTVGPTPGQRKGSTKYAQIDITATETAHKVGTQHALGRQEGLHTLERRRKGTPH